From a region of the Janthinobacterium sp. 61 genome:
- a CDS encoding metal-dependent hydrolase has product MDNITHSFIGLGVGELVHRSLPPEPQAPAQRTRRALFLFTAWFASNAPDLDLVLTRLLPRPFGYMLHHRGHTHTLLLALPQALLLLALLWLLWPGARRLLKSSVPARVGLAACLLLGFCLHMGMDFLNSYGLHPFYPFDSRWLYGDMVFIVEPMFWVLLGVPVIMSLRYGIVKSVLLAALAAALCFFTYKTYLAPASLAVLLGLGVMLAVLQGRAGERGRGALLLAFALAATFIGTQGVASALGRTRIEAAVQRLDPGTRVWDVAMTAFPSNPLCWIYVSLDSKTDVYTLRRGTLSLLPESLAPAACPAGLAETGKRGQQLAPGIAVSAQAAGSLATLRALQEDNCYVDAWFRFARMPSLNADKLTDVRFNPGMLPNFTTVELQQFRGRPCPAYVPGWDRPRADMLAPPAQEHE; this is encoded by the coding sequence ATGGATAATATTACGCATTCGTTCATCGGCCTCGGGGTCGGCGAACTGGTACACCGCAGCCTGCCGCCCGAGCCGCAAGCCCCCGCCCAGCGCACCCGGCGCGCGCTGTTTCTGTTTACGGCCTGGTTTGCCAGCAACGCGCCCGACCTGGACCTGGTCCTGACCAGGCTGTTGCCGCGTCCTTTCGGCTACATGCTGCACCACCGTGGCCACACGCATACCTTGCTGCTGGCCTTGCCGCAGGCGCTGCTGTTGCTGGCGCTGCTGTGGCTGCTGTGGCCCGGCGCGCGCCGCCTGCTGAAAAGCAGCGTGCCCGCCCGCGTGGGCCTGGCAGCCTGTCTGCTGCTGGGATTCTGCCTGCACATGGGCATGGATTTCCTCAATTCCTATGGCTTGCACCCGTTTTACCCGTTCGACAGCCGCTGGCTGTATGGCGACATGGTCTTCATTGTCGAGCCCATGTTCTGGGTGCTGCTGGGCGTGCCCGTGATCATGTCCTTGCGCTACGGCATCGTCAAAAGCGTGTTGCTGGCCGCCTTGGCGGCAGCCCTGTGTTTCTTTACCTATAAAACCTATCTGGCACCCGCCTCGCTGGCCGTGCTGCTGGGGCTGGGCGTGATGCTGGCCGTGCTGCAAGGGCGGGCCGGCGAGCGGGGGCGGGGAGCGCTGCTGCTGGCCTTCGCACTGGCCGCCACCTTCATTGGCACGCAGGGCGTGGCCTCGGCCCTCGGCCGTACGCGCATCGAGGCGGCCGTGCAGCGCCTGGACCCCGGCACGCGCGTGTGGGATGTGGCCATGACGGCATTCCCCAGCAATCCCCTGTGCTGGATCTATGTCTCGCTCGACAGCAAGACAGATGTGTACACCTTGCGGCGCGGCACGTTGAGCCTGTTGCCCGAATCGCTGGCGCCCGCCGCGTGCCCGGCCGGGCTGGCCGAAACCGGCAAGCGGGGCCAGCAACTGGCGCCCGGCATCGCCGTGTCGGCCCAGGCGGCGGGCAGCCTGGCGACCTTGCGCGCCTTGCAGGAAGATAATTGCTATGTCGACGCCTGGTTCCGCTTTGCCCGCATGCCCAGCTTGAATGCGGACAAGCTGACGGACGTGCGCTTCAACCCCGGCATGCTGCCCAATTTTACGACCGTGGAGCTGCAGCAGTTCCGTGGCCGGCCTTGTCCCGCCTACGTGCCGGGCTGGGACCGCCCCCGTGCCGACATGCTGGCGCCACCCGCGCAGGAGCATGAATAG
- a CDS encoding GDYXXLXY domain-containing protein, which produces MSNLNSQRADALATLIDDATRAGVLPPGTSRPMQDARPWPLVLMTAFGAWLAAIPLMIALGVGLESVVRYGPGAYVVAAIVLVASVLLIRMRGVALFVEQLAVPCLLVGGGLLGYALFRDYATQIASLLMCLACLVVAASLPRDWLRVLLGLVACGLLALGIVDSGRDWIFENDPTQLYLAWMLALACWLGAHWLQKQAFNDGRGAPIAAFLESLSTGWVLAILLGLVFWSGMTFMLGGALGGGGIAGDVAREVTRHQGAAWYAQALNGVSFVLATAAAVWTGWRWPALRQLPAIGVALVLIVLAWFMPALGPVLLILAYCLTSGRSRVAVAAGLAAAWILGSFYYQLAWPLASKAALLAMAGALLCALSWLATRGKVLHLVESKQAAALTQTRAVRLGVLAGLLLVLLVANIGIWQKEQLIAKGEAIFVALEPVDPRSLMQGDYMRLNFVNLGVLSTLASVDRAPGRPLVVARRDARGVAELLRPYTKEALAPGEFLLELTPKDGNWVLVSDAWFFKEGEAARWEKARYGEFRVLPDGRALLVGMRGPELEKL; this is translated from the coding sequence ATGAGCAATTTGAACAGTCAGCGGGCCGATGCGCTCGCCACCCTGATCGATGACGCCACGCGGGCTGGTGTGCTGCCGCCCGGCACTAGCCGGCCGATGCAGGATGCAAGGCCGTGGCCGCTGGTGCTGATGACGGCCTTCGGCGCCTGGCTGGCCGCCATTCCCCTGATGATTGCGCTGGGCGTGGGCCTGGAAAGCGTGGTGCGCTACGGTCCCGGCGCGTATGTCGTGGCCGCCATCGTGCTGGTGGCGTCCGTGCTGCTGATCCGCATGCGCGGCGTGGCCCTGTTTGTCGAACAGCTGGCCGTGCCCTGCCTGCTGGTGGGCGGCGGCTTGCTGGGCTACGCCCTGTTCCGCGACTATGCCACGCAGATTGCCTCGCTGCTGATGTGCCTGGCATGCCTGGTGGTGGCGGCATCCCTGCCGCGCGACTGGCTGCGCGTACTGCTGGGACTGGTCGCTTGCGGCTTGCTGGCGCTGGGCATCGTCGATAGTGGTCGCGACTGGATTTTCGAGAACGACCCCACGCAACTGTATCTGGCCTGGATGCTGGCGCTGGCATGCTGGCTGGGCGCGCACTGGCTGCAGAAGCAGGCTTTCAACGATGGCCGCGGCGCGCCCATCGCCGCCTTCCTGGAATCGCTGTCGACGGGGTGGGTATTGGCCATCTTGCTGGGCCTGGTCTTCTGGTCCGGCATGACCTTCATGCTGGGCGGTGCCTTGGGCGGCGGTGGCATTGCCGGCGACGTGGCGCGTGAAGTGACGCGGCACCAGGGCGCTGCCTGGTATGCGCAGGCCTTGAATGGGGTCTCGTTCGTGCTGGCCACGGCGGCCGCCGTCTGGACAGGCTGGCGCTGGCCGGCGTTGCGCCAGTTGCCCGCCATTGGTGTGGCGCTGGTGCTGATCGTGCTGGCGTGGTTCATGCCGGCGCTGGGCCCCGTGCTGCTGATCCTCGCGTATTGCCTGACGAGCGGGCGCTCGCGCGTGGCCGTGGCGGCCGGGCTGGCGGCGGCGTGGATACTTGGCAGCTTTTATTACCAGCTGGCCTGGCCACTGGCCAGCAAGGCGGCGCTGCTGGCCATGGCGGGCGCGCTGTTGTGCGCGCTGTCGTGGCTGGCCACGCGTGGCAAGGTATTGCATCTGGTGGAAAGCAAGCAGGCGGCCGCGCTGACCCAAACCCGCGCCGTGCGCCTGGGCGTGCTGGCGGGCTTGCTGCTGGTGCTGTTGGTGGCAAATATCGGCATCTGGCAGAAAGAGCAGCTGATCGCCAAGGGGGAAGCGATCTTCGTGGCGCTGGAACCCGTCGATCCCCGTTCGCTGATGCAGGGCGACTACATGCGCCTCAATTTCGTCAACCTCGGCGTCCTCAGCACCCTGGCCAGCGTGGACAGGGCGCCAGGGAGGCCCCTCGTGGTGGCCAGGCGCGATGCACGCGGCGTGGCAGAACTGCTGCGCCCGTACACCAAGGAGGCGCTGGCGCCCGGCGAATTCCTGCTCGAGCTGACGCCCAAGGATGGGAACTGGGTGCTGGTCAGCGATGCCTGGTTCTTCAAGGAAGGCGAGGCGGCGCGCTGGGAAAAGGCCCGCTATGGCGAGTTCCGCGTGCTGCCCGATGGCCGCGCCTTGCTGGTGGGCATGCGCGGCCCGGAACTGGAGAAGCTGTAG